A single Prochlorococcus marinus XMU1410 DNA region contains:
- the mrdA gene encoding penicillin-binding protein 2, which translates to MKTNPNKKLISLKRQPLVLLIFSSISFLLILFRLIFLQLLSYESFKEMSDENRIRLIASQPIRGRILDKNGYVLADSRVKYSLIIKPQSVNKSIWEKHKSSLSNLLNIDSNVIQKKYSDGLKNQTLSVTILDDLNVDQLIKFNENQDNFISFQIATKLIRNYPYKSLAAHVIGYTQPITDSEYKFLSKKGYKLNDLIGRTGIEYVYEDFIRGEWGGEMVEVNSIGKFQRSLGIRPPLKGNDIELTIDLNLQLVAEEVLKDKKAGAIIVMDPRDGAIRAMTSKPTFDLNFFSKDFKPEKEYNKLFNSPEKPLFNRALNAYDPGSVWKIVTALAGLESGKFPRETMLDTKPCITYGSQCFREHNDLGFGVIGYEDALRVSSNTFFYQVGYGVGVDEIHKVSRKLGFNSLSGIEISEQENIGFVASGEWAKEGRGWGQPGRTPWVPEDIASMSIGQFVVQVTPIQIARAYAAIANGGYLVTPYLVKKDEENLSDKKLTKIDIDSKNIQLIKSGLRKVVESGTGVSINYGVSNLPPVSGKTGTAEDGEGGLDHAWFVCFTPSEKSELLIVAFAQNTPGGGSVHALPMARAILKVWNEKK; encoded by the coding sequence ATAAAAACAAATCCTAATAAAAAACTTATTTCATTAAAAAGACAACCTTTAGTCTTACTTATTTTTTCTTCTATTTCATTTTTATTGATTCTATTTAGGTTAATTTTTTTACAACTTTTAAGTTATGAATCTTTTAAGGAGATGTCTGATGAGAATAGGATTAGACTTATTGCTTCACAGCCAATACGCGGAAGAATATTAGATAAAAATGGTTATGTTTTAGCAGATAGTAGAGTTAAATATTCTTTGATAATAAAGCCTCAATCTGTTAATAAAAGTATTTGGGAGAAACATAAATCAAGCCTTTCTAACTTGTTAAATATTGATAGTAATGTAATTCAAAAAAAATATTCTGATGGTTTAAAAAATCAAACACTTTCAGTAACTATTCTTGATGATTTAAATGTAGATCAATTAATAAAATTCAACGAAAATCAAGATAATTTTATTAGTTTTCAAATAGCTACAAAATTAATTAGAAATTATCCTTATAAATCTCTTGCTGCCCATGTAATTGGTTATACCCAGCCAATCACTGATTCAGAATATAAATTCTTATCTAAAAAAGGTTATAAATTAAATGACTTAATCGGTAGAACTGGAATTGAATATGTTTACGAAGATTTTATAAGAGGTGAATGGGGTGGAGAAATGGTTGAAGTAAATTCAATAGGAAAATTTCAAAGATCATTGGGTATAAGACCTCCATTAAAAGGTAATGATATTGAACTAACAATCGACCTTAATCTGCAATTAGTTGCTGAGGAAGTTCTTAAAGATAAAAAAGCTGGAGCCATAATAGTAATGGATCCACGAGATGGTGCAATAAGAGCAATGACAAGTAAACCTACATTTGATTTAAATTTTTTCTCAAAGGATTTTAAACCTGAGAAAGAATATAATAAACTTTTTAATTCTCCTGAAAAACCTTTATTTAATAGAGCATTAAATGCCTACGATCCAGGAAGCGTTTGGAAAATTGTAACGGCTTTAGCTGGCTTGGAAAGTGGAAAATTCCCTAGAGAAACCATGTTAGATACGAAACCATGTATAACTTATGGGAGCCAATGTTTTAGAGAGCATAATGATTTAGGCTTTGGGGTAATAGGTTATGAAGATGCTTTAAGAGTTTCAAGTAATACATTTTTTTATCAAGTAGGTTATGGAGTAGGAGTTGATGAAATTCATAAGGTCTCACGAAAGCTTGGTTTTAATTCTTTATCTGGAATTGAAATTTCTGAACAAGAAAATATAGGATTTGTAGCTAGTGGTGAATGGGCTAAAGAAGGCAGAGGATGGGGGCAACCAGGAAGAACCCCTTGGGTTCCAGAAGATATTGCGAGTATGTCTATTGGACAATTTGTTGTACAAGTTACCCCTATTCAAATAGCTAGAGCATATGCTGCAATTGCAAATGGAGGTTATCTAGTAACTCCTTATCTAGTTAAAAAAGATGAAGAAAATCTATCAGATAAAAAACTTACTAAAATTGATATTGATTCAAAAAATATTCAGTTGATAAAAAGTGGTTTGAGGAAAGTAGTAGAGTCCGGCACAGGAGTATCAATTAATTATGGAGTTTCAAATTTGCCTCCAGTTTCAGGCAAAACTGGAACTGCTGAAGATGGGGAAGGTGGATTAGATCACGCTTGGTTTGTTTGCTTTACTCCCTCTGAAAAAAGCGAATTACTTATAGTTGCTTTTGCACAAAATACTCCTGGCGGGGGATCTGTTCATGCACTGCCTATGGCTAGAGCAATTTTGAAAGTTTGGAATGAAAAAAAATGA
- a CDS encoding NAD(P)H-dependent oxidoreductase, translated as MTETKDLIIITASCGKNLELSEKFLEKSNEFKISSEILDLTTLDIPLFNPRNHSKENIPDEIKELKKKLFKIERWVICAPEYNGSIPPILSNFIAWLSVSGDDFRNLFNGQPIAIATFSGGIGLELLTSLRIQLVHLGSQVLGRQLLSSYSKPIDTKTIEDIIQRLLQMKKLKT; from the coding sequence ATGACTGAAACAAAAGATCTAATAATCATTACGGCTAGTTGTGGTAAAAATCTAGAGCTTTCTGAAAAATTTCTTGAAAAAAGTAATGAATTTAAAATAAGTTCTGAAATTTTAGATCTTACAACCCTTGATATTCCATTATTTAATCCAAGAAATCACAGCAAAGAAAATATTCCGGATGAAATAAAAGAATTAAAGAAAAAGCTTTTCAAGATTGAAAGGTGGGTGATTTGTGCGCCTGAATATAATGGATCTATACCTCCCATTCTCTCCAACTTCATAGCATGGCTTTCTGTTTCGGGAGATGACTTTAGGAATTTATTTAATGGTCAACCGATTGCAATTGCAACATTCTCTGGTGGGATAGGGTTAGAACTACTGACCTCATTACGCATTCAATTAGTGCATTTAGGAAGTCAAGTATTAGGGAGACAACTTTTGTCGTCATATAGTAAACCTATAGATACAAAAACTATTGAAGATATTATTCAAAGACTTTTGCAAATGAAAAAACTAAAAACATAA
- a CDS encoding diflavin flavoprotein: MSDINIGLIAENQNLSEFEITENFSCVRFLDQNKERFELEFNLEKGTSFNTFFIRSHEELFIIHPPEKQYLDSFNKVISRFCDQFKLSNINFISGHINPQIIETIKNISTQFQNTTITCSNPGYKLISELWNQRNPTLENFIEIQLPKINIIKKELNLELDKISLELIPIPTARWPGGLIIYERNQEILLSEKIFSAHIASKYWSETNRVSTEIDRKHFYDCLMAPMSNQVVSITEKIADYDIKTIAPLHGPAIEYSLKSFLNDYIRWGENLSTNNHKIALIYASAYGNTASIGDALAKGINRTSVEVESINCEFTPNDVLVKSIQNADGYLIGSPTLGGHAPTPIVSALGTLLAEGNRDKPVGIFGSFGWSGEAIDLLETKLKDGGFKFSFDPIRIKFSPNKPKIKELEEIGTHFGRKIIKKAKKKPRKSDTGMITSKTDPKLQALGRVIGSLCVLTASKGKDENNIKGAMLASWVSQASFSPPGLSIAVAKDRSVESLLQIGDSFALNILSEKDFKEPLKRFTKPFAPGEDRFEGLNIKLTPNEQIIIPESLAWLDASVKERMECGDHWVIYAEVLHGNILKSDSLTAVHHRKTGANY; the protein is encoded by the coding sequence ATGTCAGATATTAATATAGGCTTAATTGCAGAAAATCAAAATTTATCAGAATTTGAAATTACTGAAAATTTTTCTTGTGTAAGATTCCTAGACCAAAATAAAGAAAGATTTGAACTTGAATTTAACCTTGAAAAAGGAACCTCTTTTAATACTTTTTTCATTAGAAGTCATGAGGAACTTTTTATTATTCATCCACCTGAGAAACAATATTTAGATTCGTTTAATAAAGTAATTTCTAGGTTTTGCGATCAATTTAAATTAAGTAATATCAACTTCATTTCTGGTCATATTAATCCCCAAATTATTGAAACTATAAAGAACATAAGTACCCAATTTCAAAATACAACTATTACTTGCTCTAATCCAGGTTATAAACTTATTAGCGAACTTTGGAACCAAAGAAATCCTACCTTAGAAAACTTTATTGAAATTCAATTACCTAAAATAAACATAATCAAAAAAGAACTTAATTTAGAATTAGATAAAATTTCACTAGAGTTAATTCCTATTCCAACAGCACGTTGGCCTGGTGGACTGATAATTTATGAACGTAATCAAGAAATACTTCTTAGTGAAAAAATTTTCTCTGCACATATTGCATCTAAATATTGGTCTGAAACAAATCGAGTTAGTACAGAAATTGATAGAAAACATTTTTATGATTGTTTGATGGCACCAATGTCTAATCAAGTAGTATCAATAACTGAAAAAATTGCAGATTATGACATTAAAACTATTGCACCATTACATGGTCCCGCGATCGAATATAGCTTAAAAAGCTTTTTAAATGACTACATTAGATGGGGAGAGAATCTCTCAACCAATAATCATAAGATCGCTCTTATATATGCAAGTGCATATGGAAACACAGCCTCAATAGGGGATGCATTAGCTAAAGGGATAAATAGAACCTCTGTAGAAGTTGAAAGTATTAATTGTGAATTTACACCTAATGATGTACTTGTAAAATCCATCCAAAATGCTGATGGATATTTAATAGGCTCACCCACATTGGGGGGTCACGCCCCAACACCAATAGTTAGTGCACTAGGAACATTGTTAGCAGAGGGTAATAGAGATAAGCCAGTGGGAATTTTTGGCAGTTTTGGCTGGAGCGGCGAAGCTATAGATTTACTTGAAACAAAATTAAAAGATGGTGGTTTTAAGTTTAGTTTTGACCCTATAAGGATTAAATTCAGTCCAAATAAACCAAAGATTAAAGAGTTAGAAGAAATAGGTACTCACTTTGGAAGAAAAATTATAAAAAAAGCAAAGAAAAAACCCAGAAAATCAGATACTGGAATGATTACTAGCAAAACGGATCCAAAACTACAAGCTCTTGGAAGAGTAATTGGATCGCTTTGTGTCCTAACAGCCTCTAAAGGCAAAGATGAGAATAATATTAAAGGAGCTATGCTTGCATCTTGGGTAAGTCAAGCAAGTTTTTCCCCGCCCGGATTAAGTATTGCAGTAGCTAAAGATAGATCAGTAGAGTCTCTTCTGCAAATAGGAGATTCATTCGCATTAAATATTCTTAGTGAAAAAGATTTTAAAGAACCTTTAAAAAGATTCACAAAGCCCTTTGCACCTGGAGAAGATAGATTTGAAGGACTAAATATTAAATTAACTCCTAATGAACAGATAATCATTCCTGAATCGCTCGCATGGTTAGATGCTTCTGTAAAAGAGAGAATGGAATGTGGAGATCATTGGGTAATTTACGCAGAAGTACTACACGGTAATATACTAAAATCCGATAGTCTAACAGCAGTTCATCACCGCAAAACAGGCGCTAACTATTAA
- a CDS encoding diflavin flavoprotein, with translation MIASAQTSNSKLAQTNNKLTVQSQNFADDSCAIRSLDWDRSRFDIEFGLRNGTTYNSFIIKGEKLAIIDTSHAKFEELWFEELLKKVNPQEVDYLITSHTEPDHSGLIGNLLELNQNITVVGSKLALKFIEDQIHIPFKRLEVKSGEFLNLGTNPNSGLEHNIEFISAPNLHWPDTIFSYDHSTNVLYTCDAFGLHYCSDEFFDTDQKEIYDDFRFYYDCLMGPNARSVMQAIKRIDKLPELKTIAVGHGPLLHNQVNFWKGKYLEWSSNKSKGNDFVSVCYISDYGYCDRLSQAISHGISKADAQVQLIDLRSSDPQELTSLISESKAVVIPTWPVDSDNELKESLGTLFAALKPKQFTAVYDAFGGNDEPIDSLANKLRELGQKEAFSPLRVKNIPDPIVYQQFEEAGTDLGQLINKKKNIASMKSLDSNLDKALGRLSGGLYVVTASQGEGSTFRRSAMVASWVSQASFSPPGITVAVAKDRAIESYMQVGKGFVVNILREDNYQKMFRHFLKRFAPGADRFADVDVISNIAEGGPVLSDSLAFLDCKVSSRLETPDHWIIYGIVENGNVSDLSCKTAVHHRKVANHY, from the coding sequence ATGATAGCCTCTGCCCAAACAAGTAATTCTAAATTGGCACAAACTAATAACAAGTTGACGGTTCAATCTCAAAACTTTGCTGATGATTCTTGTGCCATAAGATCTTTGGATTGGGATCGCAGTAGATTTGATATTGAATTTGGTTTAAGAAATGGAACTACTTACAATAGTTTTATTATTAAAGGCGAGAAACTAGCAATCATTGATACTAGTCACGCAAAGTTTGAAGAATTATGGTTTGAAGAATTACTGAAAAAGGTCAATCCGCAAGAAGTTGATTATCTAATTACTAGCCATACAGAACCTGATCATTCTGGTTTAATAGGTAATCTTTTAGAATTAAACCAAAATATCACAGTAGTTGGATCAAAATTAGCACTTAAATTTATTGAAGACCAAATACATATTCCCTTTAAACGTCTAGAGGTTAAGAGCGGAGAGTTTTTAAATCTCGGAACTAATCCTAATAGTGGTTTAGAACATAATATTGAATTCATAAGTGCACCAAATTTGCATTGGCCAGATACCATATTTTCATATGATCACAGCACAAATGTTCTCTATACATGCGATGCTTTTGGACTACATTATTGTTCTGACGAATTTTTTGACACTGATCAAAAAGAAATATACGATGATTTCCGTTTTTATTACGATTGCCTTATGGGTCCAAATGCTAGAAGCGTTATGCAGGCAATTAAAAGAATAGATAAGCTACCTGAATTAAAAACAATAGCTGTGGGTCATGGGCCTTTGCTCCATAATCAGGTCAATTTTTGGAAAGGAAAATATCTAGAATGGAGTAGCAATAAAAGCAAAGGCAATGATTTTGTGTCAGTCTGCTACATAAGCGACTATGGTTATTGTGATCGACTCAGTCAAGCGATATCTCATGGAATAAGCAAAGCAGATGCTCAGGTTCAGTTAATTGATCTAAGATCTTCTGACCCGCAAGAATTAACAAGTTTAATTTCCGAATCAAAAGCAGTAGTCATTCCCACATGGCCTGTAGACTCAGATAATGAATTAAAAGAATCTCTCGGTACTTTATTTGCAGCACTAAAGCCAAAACAATTTACTGCAGTTTATGATGCATTTGGTGGAAATGATGAACCTATAGATTCCTTAGCAAATAAATTAAGAGAACTTGGTCAAAAAGAAGCTTTCTCTCCATTAAGAGTTAAAAATATTCCAGATCCGATTGTTTATCAACAATTCGAAGAAGCTGGAACTGATTTGGGTCAATTGATCAATAAAAAGAAGAATATTGCCTCTATGAAGAGCCTTGATTCAAATTTAGATAAAGCGTTAGGTAGATTAAGTGGAGGATTATATGTAGTAACAGCTAGTCAAGGGGAAGGTTCGACATTTAGACGAAGTGCAATGGTCGCAAGTTGGGTTAGTCAAGCAAGCTTTTCTCCACCAGGTATTACAGTTGCAGTAGCAAAAGATAGAGCTATTGAATCATATATGCAAGTTGGTAAAGGTTTTGTTGTGAATATCTTGAGAGAAGATAACTATCAAAAAATGTTCAGACATTTTTTAAAAAGGTTTGCCCCTGGAGCTGATAGATTTGCGGATGTAGATGTAATTAGCAACATCGCTGAAGGAGGACCTGTTCTCTCAGATTCACTCGCCTTTTTAGATTGTAAAGTCAGTTCAAGACTGGAGACTCCAGACCATTGGATAATTTACGGAATTGTTGAAAATGGTAATGTTTCTGACTTATCATGTAAGACAGCAGTTCATCACAGAAAAGTTGCTAATCACTATTAG
- the alaS gene encoding alanine--tRNA ligase produces the protein MTSQLIKKIVTGDEIRNAFLKFYSEKLHKIIPSASLIPDDPTVMLTIAGMLPFKPVFLGLKERPSKRATSSQKCIRTNDIENVGVTARHHTFFEMLGNFSFGDYFKREAIQWAWELVTNIYQLSVENIIVSVFHEDEESAKIWRDEIGIHPDRIVKLGEEDNFWSSGKTGPCGPCSELYYDFHPEKGLQNIDLEDGDRFIEFYNLVFMQYNRDPNGKLTDLKFKNIDTGMGLERMAQILQKKQNNYETDLIFPIIQKICEIANIDYFSSDEKNKISLKIIGDHTRAVIHLISDGVSVSNLGRGYILRRLIRRMVRHGRLLGITNEFLPHIATVGINLMQNNYPDLKNNNDLILNEIKIEEIRFRETLERGEKLLDELISSGQKLISGFKAFELYDTYGFPLELTVEIAEEHSISVDVKGFEEEMNVQKERAKAASSNIDLTLEGSLEREIDVFNKTVFNGYKSLLSEAEIKGIFLDSTLVKEASEGQKVLIVLDQTTFYGESGGQVGDIGTIFSNDVEVLVDNVMRKKNVFLHYGTIKKGKLTIGQKVKTNVSSSNRAKAAANHTATHLLQSALKSVINESVGQKGSLVAFNKLRFDFNSSNPISKDQISKIETLVNSWIMENHALEIKNMSKSEALEKGAVAMFGEKYDDEVRVVHVPGVSMELCGGTHVKTTSELGSFKIISEEGISAGVRRIEALSGQSALDYFSDRNALVNQLSDLLKANPNQLFERVNNLQAELINKNKEIQKMKDEIAYFKYSSIKSSAEIVNSFSILVNQIDGLDGNSLQSAALNLTSHLGNKAIVILGGIPNPENRKLLFVVSLGDDVVKIGLHAGKLINEIARICSGGGGGKPNFAQAGAKDIDKLSDALDYAKNYLQKTLASHSDK, from the coding sequence ATGACATCTCAATTAATTAAAAAAATAGTTACTGGAGATGAGATAAGAAATGCTTTTTTAAAATTTTACAGTGAAAAATTACATAAAATCATTCCAAGTGCATCTTTGATTCCAGATGACCCTACGGTTATGCTCACAATTGCTGGAATGCTACCTTTTAAACCAGTTTTTTTAGGTTTAAAAGAAAGACCATCAAAAAGGGCTACATCTAGCCAAAAGTGCATCAGAACAAACGATATAGAAAACGTCGGAGTTACAGCTAGACACCACACTTTTTTTGAAATGCTTGGTAATTTCTCTTTTGGAGATTATTTTAAACGAGAGGCTATTCAATGGGCTTGGGAATTAGTTACTAATATTTATCAACTTTCTGTTGAAAATATAATTGTGAGTGTTTTTCACGAAGACGAAGAGTCTGCAAAAATTTGGAGAGATGAAATTGGTATTCATCCAGATAGGATAGTCAAACTAGGTGAGGAAGATAATTTTTGGTCATCTGGCAAAACAGGTCCATGTGGACCTTGTTCAGAACTTTATTATGATTTTCATCCTGAAAAGGGTCTGCAGAATATTGATTTAGAAGATGGAGATCGTTTTATTGAATTTTATAATCTTGTTTTTATGCAATATAATCGTGATCCTAATGGAAAATTGACCGATTTAAAATTTAAAAATATTGATACAGGAATGGGTCTTGAAAGGATGGCTCAAATACTACAAAAAAAGCAAAATAATTATGAGACAGATTTGATTTTTCCTATTATTCAAAAAATTTGTGAGATTGCAAATATTGATTATTTTTCTTCAGATGAAAAAAATAAAATTTCTTTAAAAATCATTGGTGATCATACAAGAGCTGTTATTCATTTAATTTCTGATGGAGTATCAGTAAGTAATCTCGGTAGGGGATATATATTAAGAAGGCTTATTAGAAGAATGGTCAGACATGGCAGATTATTAGGTATAACAAATGAATTTTTACCTCATATTGCTACTGTCGGAATTAACTTAATGCAAAATAATTATCCTGATTTAAAAAATAATAATGATTTAATTTTGAATGAGATAAAAATTGAAGAAATAAGATTTAGGGAAACTCTTGAAAGAGGAGAGAAATTGCTAGATGAGTTAATTTCTTCAGGGCAGAAATTAATTTCTGGTTTTAAAGCTTTTGAACTTTATGATACTTATGGATTTCCTCTAGAACTTACTGTAGAAATTGCTGAAGAACATAGTATTAGTGTAGATGTAAAGGGTTTTGAAGAAGAAATGAATGTACAAAAAGAGAGAGCTAAAGCTGCTTCAAGTAATATTGATTTGACATTAGAGGGATCATTAGAGCGAGAAATAGATGTTTTTAACAAAACTGTTTTTAATGGTTATAAGTCACTCCTTTCGGAAGCTGAAATAAAGGGTATATTCTTGGATTCAACATTAGTTAAGGAAGCAAGTGAAGGTCAGAAAGTTTTAATTGTTCTTGATCAGACAACTTTTTATGGAGAATCTGGCGGGCAAGTTGGTGATATTGGAACGATATTTTCAAACGATGTTGAGGTCTTGGTTGATAATGTCATGCGAAAGAAAAATGTTTTTTTACATTATGGAACCATCAAAAAAGGAAAATTAACTATTGGACAAAAAGTTAAGACTAATGTTAGCTCCTCCAATAGAGCTAAGGCTGCTGCAAATCATACAGCTACTCATTTATTACAATCTGCACTTAAATCAGTTATTAATGAAAGTGTTGGACAAAAAGGTTCATTAGTAGCCTTTAATAAATTACGATTTGATTTTAATTCCTCTAATCCTATTTCTAAAGATCAAATTTCCAAGATTGAGACTTTAGTTAACTCTTGGATTATGGAAAATCATGCCCTAGAAATAAAAAATATGTCTAAGAGTGAGGCTCTTGAAAAGGGCGCAGTCGCCATGTTTGGAGAAAAATATGATGATGAAGTGCGCGTTGTTCATGTACCAGGAGTTTCAATGGAACTTTGTGGTGGCACACATGTTAAAACTACATCCGAATTAGGTTCTTTCAAAATAATTAGTGAGGAAGGAATCTCAGCTGGAGTCAGAAGAATTGAAGCATTATCAGGTCAATCAGCATTAGACTATTTCAGTGATAGAAATGCATTAGTAAACCAACTAAGTGATTTGTTAAAAGCAAATCCTAATCAACTTTTTGAAAGGGTTAATAATTTGCAAGCAGAGCTTATTAATAAAAATAAGGAGATACAAAAAATGAAAGATGAAATTGCATATTTTAAATACTCTTCTATAAAATCATCCGCAGAAATAGTAAATTCTTTTTCAATTTTAGTAAATCAGATTGATGGCTTAGATGGGAATTCTTTGCAATCTGCAGCACTTAATTTAACTTCTCATTTAGGAAATAAAGCAATAGTGATTCTTGGGGGAATACCAAATCCAGAAAATAGAAAGTTGTTATTTGTAGTTTCTTTAGGTGATGATGTAGTAAAAATAGGATTGCATGCAGGTAAATTAATTAATGAGATTGCAAGAATTTGTTCGGGAGGTGGAGGAGGAAAGCCTAACTTTGCTCAAGCAGGTGCTAAAGATATTGATAAGTTAAGTGATGCTTTAGATTATGCTAAAAATTATTTGCAAAAAACATTAGCTAGTCATTCTGATAAATAA
- the speA gene encoding biosynthetic arginine decarboxylase produces the protein MTNFEPKKFKNIWTIEDSISTYNIDKWGDKYFSINSKGNISVTKDIKSENKIDLFKLVKELKSREINPPLIIRFNDILKDRINALHDSFLKAIKTYKYKNIYQGVFPVKCNQQKNVLEKIIEFGSQWNFGLEVGSKSELLIGLALLENQNSLLICNGYKDKKYIEIATLARKLGKNPIIVIEQRDEVKRIIQAVQELNATPLIGIRAKLSSKSSGRWGKSIGDNSKFGLSIPEIMLTIKELKEANLINEMKLLHFHIGSQISDIAVIKDALQEASQIYVELCKLGAPMQYIDVGGGLGIDFDGTKTSSNTSTNYSLQNYANDVIATIKDSCELNNIKHPTIISESGRAIISHCSVLIFNVLGTSHVSSKLQIFDKKNQQLIISNLLDTFYELKKLKNKKINLSQIIELWNDAKKFKEDCLVAFRLGFLSLAERAYAEELTWACAKEISNNLNNDEINHPDLSEITETLASTYYANLSIFKSIPDSWAINQIFPIVPIHRHLEEPFCKGNFADLTCDSDGKLNNFIDNGKIKSLLNLHKPEEDKDYLIGIFMTGAYQEALGNLHNLFGSTNVVHIDINQDNSYKVRNIIKEDSKSEILQLLDYSSASLVESIRINTESAIDQKKLTIEEARKLIDQIEISLRKSSYLSE, from the coding sequence TTGACCAATTTTGAGCCGAAAAAATTCAAGAATATTTGGACTATTGAAGATAGTATTTCGACTTATAACATAGACAAATGGGGAGATAAATATTTTTCTATAAATTCCAAAGGAAATATATCAGTAACTAAAGATATAAAATCTGAAAATAAGATTGATCTTTTTAAGCTTGTAAAAGAACTTAAGAGTAGAGAAATAAATCCTCCATTAATCATAAGATTTAATGATATCTTGAAAGATCGAATAAATGCATTACATGACTCTTTTTTAAAAGCAATAAAAACCTATAAATATAAGAACATTTATCAAGGCGTTTTTCCTGTCAAATGTAATCAACAGAAAAATGTCCTAGAAAAGATAATAGAGTTTGGTAGCCAATGGAATTTTGGTTTAGAAGTAGGAAGTAAATCAGAACTATTAATTGGACTTGCACTTCTTGAAAACCAAAATTCATTACTAATATGCAACGGATATAAAGATAAAAAATATATTGAGATTGCTACTTTGGCCAGAAAACTCGGCAAAAATCCAATAATAGTTATTGAACAGCGAGATGAGGTAAAAAGAATTATTCAAGCAGTTCAAGAACTTAACGCGACTCCATTGATAGGAATTAGAGCAAAGTTATCAAGTAAAAGTAGTGGTAGGTGGGGTAAATCTATTGGAGATAATTCCAAATTTGGATTATCAATACCAGAAATTATGTTGACAATAAAAGAACTAAAAGAAGCAAATCTTATCAACGAAATGAAATTGCTCCATTTTCATATAGGCAGTCAAATAAGTGATATTGCTGTGATCAAAGACGCATTACAAGAAGCGAGTCAAATATATGTTGAACTATGCAAACTAGGAGCCCCAATGCAATATATCGACGTTGGGGGTGGATTAGGAATAGATTTTGATGGAACTAAAACCTCCTCCAACACTTCTACTAATTATTCTCTCCAAAATTATGCTAACGATGTAATTGCAACTATTAAGGATTCATGTGAATTAAATAATATCAAGCATCCAACCATAATCTCAGAAAGTGGAAGAGCAATAATTAGTCATTGTTCAGTTTTAATTTTTAATGTCTTAGGAACAAGTCATGTCAGTTCCAAACTACAAATTTTTGATAAAAAAAATCAACAATTAATAATTTCAAATTTACTTGATACTTTCTATGAATTAAAAAAACTTAAAAATAAAAAAATAAATTTATCTCAAATAATTGAACTATGGAATGATGCAAAAAAGTTTAAAGAAGATTGCTTAGTCGCTTTTAGATTAGGATTTTTAAGTTTAGCAGAAAGAGCTTATGCCGAAGAACTTACTTGGGCTTGCGCAAAAGAAATTTCTAATAACCTGAATAATGATGAAATCAATCACCCTGATTTATCTGAAATTACAGAAACTCTTGCATCAACTTATTATGCAAATTTATCTATATTTAAATCTATTCCTGATAGCTGGGCAATAAATCAGATTTTTCCAATAGTACCAATACATAGGCACTTAGAGGAGCCATTCTGCAAAGGCAACTTTGCAGATTTGACTTGTGATTCAGATGGGAAACTAAATAATTTTATTGATAATGGAAAAATTAAATCACTACTAAATTTGCATAAGCCAGAAGAAGATAAAGATTACCTAATTGGAATTTTTATGACTGGAGCCTATCAAGAAGCATTAGGAAACTTGCACAATTTATTTGGCAGTACCAACGTTGTTCATATAGACATAAATCAAGATAATTCATATAAGGTCAGAAATATTATTAAAGAGGACAGTAAATCTGAAATTTTACAATTATTAGATTACAGTTCAGCTTCTTTGGTTGAATCTATAAGAATTAATACTGAATCAGCAATTGATCAAAAAAAATTAACTATTGAAGAAGCAAGGAAATTAATAGATCAAATCGAAATTAGTCTCAGAAAAAGTAGTTATTTATCAGAATGA
- the ndk gene encoding nucleoside-diphosphate kinase, with protein MTKERTFIAIKPDGVQRGYVSEIIGRFEKKGFKLVGLKQLIPSKELAQNHYGVHRERPFFGDLVEFISSGPVVAMVWEGEGVILSARKLIGATKPLEAEPGTIRGDLAIDIGRNIIHGSDGEDTAKFEIDLWFNVEELCEWETSDSKWRSEN; from the coding sequence ATGACCAAAGAAAGAACCTTTATTGCAATTAAACCAGATGGAGTTCAAAGAGGATATGTTTCTGAGATTATTGGCAGATTTGAAAAAAAAGGATTTAAATTGGTTGGATTAAAGCAATTAATTCCTTCAAAAGAACTTGCTCAAAATCATTATGGAGTACATAGAGAAAGACCCTTTTTTGGTGATTTAGTAGAATTTATTTCAAGTGGTCCTGTTGTAGCAATGGTATGGGAAGGCGAAGGAGTTATTTTGAGTGCTAGAAAACTAATAGGTGCAACAAAACCTCTGGAAGCAGAGCCTGGAACAATTAGAGGTGATTTAGCTATTGATATTGGGAGGAATATTATTCATGGTTCTGATGGAGAAGATACAGCAAAATTTGAAATTGATCTATGGTTTAACGTAGAGGAATTATGTGAGTGGGAAACTTCTGATTCGAAATGGCGATCTGAAAATTAA